The following proteins come from a genomic window of Amaranthus tricolor cultivar Red isolate AtriRed21 chromosome 14, ASM2621246v1, whole genome shotgun sequence:
- the LOC130799666 gene encoding transcription factor bHLH160-like yields MSNPPFGSPLYSEEDDFSFPCQPLYDDDNNNPINFPPLIQDQNTNLPNTSSQPMLEYQDLSMFLQDHDQDYALIGQYDDPNIQETINWPISPIEQVGPSKVVVEDSSLGYHDMQYYGPATATAIATTTATTTTGDRTAAAVGGGVGEGSTSKKLDHNAKEKVRRLKLNETYLTLRSLLPDSRRAKKKWSAPYIIDRALEYVPQLQAEIEKLTLEKNNMLSVLGKKQRQIDVGRDDHESNKVNKTLTVSINEVKRGEVIVQICEHNNKVGTVSNLIGKLEGQGMQILGASSQHACQDRSCFHLHVQMGEKPVEEDYVAVLYKKIISWLS; encoded by the exons ATGTCTAACCCTCCTTTTGGAAGTCCCCTCTATAGTGAGGAAGATGACTTCTCTTTCCCTTGTCAACCActatatgatgatgataataataatcccaTCAATTTCCCACCTCTTATTCAAGATCAAAACACAAATTTGCCCAATACATCATCACAACCCATGTTAGAATACCAAGATTTAAGCATGTTTTTACAAGATCATGATCAAGATTATGCACTAATAGGGCAATATGATGATCCTAACATACAGGAAACAATCAATTGGCCAATTAGTCCAATTGAACAAGTGGGTCCTAGTAAGGTTGTTGTTGAGGATTCTTCTCTTGGGTATCATGATATGCAATACTATGGGCCCGCCACCGCTACCGCCATCGCCACAACCACCGCAACCACCACCACCGGTGATCGAACGGCTGCTGCCGTTGGAGGTGGTGTTGGAGAAGGATCAACAAGCAAGAAACTTGATCATAATGCTAAGGAAAAAGTTAGGAGATTGAAGCTTAATGAAACATATTTGACACTTCGTTCCTTGCTCCCGGATTCTAGACGAGCTAAG AAGAAATGGAGTGCACCATATATAATAGATAGAGCCCTTGAATACGTCCCCCAGCTTCAAGCCGAGATAGAGAAATTAACACTTGAGAAGAACAACATGCTATCGGTGCTAGGAAAGAAGCAACGACAAATCGATGTAGGTAGAGATGATCATGAATCTAACAAAGTTAACAAGACATTAACAGTGTCTATAAATGAAGTAAAAAGAGGTGAAGTAATAGTCCAAATTTGTGAACATAATAACAAAGTTGGTACGGTGTCCAATTTGATTGGGAAACTAGAAGGCCAAGGCATGCAAATCCTTGGTGCCTCTTCTCAACATGCATGTCAAGATAGATCATGCTTCCATCTTCATGTTCAG